GGATTGTTTGCGGATGCATTAAAAGCAGAAAATTTTGATTTAATTTTTTCAGGTCTCCAGTCCGATGATGTGGGTATGGGGCAAACTGGTGTAATTCTTGGTGAAATGATGGGGATGGCTACTGCATCCTTAGCCATGGCAACTGAGGTGGGCGATGGTAAAATTAAGGTGAAACGTGAGCTGGAAGCAGGGTGGTTTCAATGGGTGTCCCTCTCGCTACCTGCAAGTGTAACTATTCAATCAGGGTTGAATACGCCAAGATATCCGTCATTAAAAGGTATCATGGGCGCCAAAAGAAAAGAGATTAAAGTGGTGGAGTCGAACGCCGGCGATGGTAAGCAATCTCTTGAAAAAGTTTATGTACCTCAAAGTGAAAAACAGACCGTTATGATCGAGGGAACTGTGGATCAAATGGTAGAAAAATTGATCGACACATTCCGTAACGACATTAAAGTATTATAGGGGGAATCATGGATATTTTAATCATACTTGAAGACAGTAATGGTAAAATTCACCGCATGGGATTAGAATCTATTGTTGCGGCGCAAAAAATGGCTAGTGGATTGGGCCTCACAATGGGCGCTGTTGTTATGGGCGCCAATGGAGACGCTTTAGCCAACGAAGCTTCCGCATATAATATAGGAGAAGTCATTAAAGTAAATGATGACCTTTTAGTATCATATTCATCCGATGGTTACGCTGAAGCGGTAAAACAAATAATTGAACAGGAAAATCCAACATATGTATTGTTTGGCCATACCTACCAAGTTCGGGATTTTGCCCCAAAAGTCAGCGCTAAATTGATGAAACCGTTTCTAGTAGATAATGTGGCTTTTAGCACCGATGGTGGCAAAGTTGTTTTCACGAAACAAATGTTCAATGCAAAATTGTTCTCTGATGTTACCCCAAATGGTGACGGCCCATATTTGGTAAGTTTTCAATCAGCTGCATTTTCTGCAGATAAGATTGAAACTGGATCGGCAGCGGTTAGAGATGGTTCCATAGCCTTAGACGCATCCATGATCAAGACCGAATCAGAAGACCCATTCCAAGAAGAAGCTGGCGGCGTGGACCTTACATCGGCAGAATTGATTGTTTCCGTCGGAAGGGGAATCGGGAAGGAAGAAAATATTCCATTAGCACAAGCATTAGCTAAAGCATTGGGTGCCGAGTTGGCATCCTCTCGACCGGTGGTGGATGCAGGATGGTTACCATCTGCACATCAAGTGGGTAGTTCGGGACAATCGGTTTCACCCAAAATGTATTTGGCCTTAGGCATATCCGGTGCAATCCAGCATGTGGTTGGGATGAAAGGATCTAAGAATATTGTCGCCATCAATAAAGATCCGGAAGCGCCCATCTTTGAGATTGCTGATTATGGTGTAGTTGGAGATGTCTTAGAAATTGTACCCAAATTGACTGAAGCATTGCAGTAATAATCTAAATGCTCTCAAATCTCGAACGTATCCTTTTTGTAATACTCGTTACCGTCTCTATGGGACTTGCGTGGGTTACTTTTCGGCGTATGTTCAAGGTTATCGGCCGTGGATCTAACCCCATTGATTGGGCAAAAGCTCTTGCCAACTGGCCAAAAGGATTATCCGTATTCTTAAGCCAAAAAACCCTTTTTAAAACGAGACCGATTATTGGTGCCATTCACGCCGGCGTAGCTTGGGGGTTTACGCTATATTTATTGGTGAATGTGATTGATGTCCTCTATGGCATGGTTCCCGGATTTCACTTTTTCCCCAACAATATTATTGGGGATATATACCGATTTTTCGTAGATATTTTTAGTATGATTGTCATTATTGGGGTGGTTATGTTTGTGGTCCGACGATTTATCACGAAAGATGAAAGATTGGTCACTAATGAACCAGTTCTCTTGAGTGAATCTGCCCGAAAAGGAATTAAACGAGATTCCTTTATTGTAGGTGTATTTATTATTCTTCATGTTGGTTTTCGATTTGTGGGCGCCTCATTTGAAGTGGCTATCGAGGGTGCCGATTGGAGCCAGCCCGGCGCAACACTTTTAGCTTCTGCATGGGGCGGACTGTCACCTGAGTCTCTTGTCTTTGGTGAACACTTAGGTTGGTGGATGGCATTAGGTTTAATCTTGGGATTCATGCCTTATTTTCCTTATTCTAAGCATGCCCATTTATTTATGGGTCCCCTGAATTATATGGCCCAGGTCGATCGCAAATCACCTTCAACTTTGGAGCTCATGGATCTGGAAGATGAAGATGCGGAACAGTTCGGCGCGGCGAAAATAGAACATTTACCACAAAAACAACTTTTGGATGGCTATGCATGTATCATGTGCAATCGCTGCCAGGATGGGTGTCCCGCCTATCAAACGGGAAAAGAACTTTCACCTTCTGCCTTGGAAATTAATAAGCGATATTATTTTAATGAAAATGTGAAAGAGTTTTCTGAAGGTGCCGAAAGTATAGATAGTCTTTCAAAATGGATGCTGTCAGAAGAGGCGGCATGGTCCTGCACAACATGTGGATTCTGTATTGAAGTTTGCCCTGTGGGGAATGAACCAATGGTAGATATCCTCCGCATGCGCCAAGATTTGGTTCTCATGGAGAGTAATTTCCCTCGGGATGCAATGGAAGTATTTGATAAGATTGAGAATTATGGCAATCCATGGGGTATGTCTCCCCAGGATCGTGAAAAGTGGACCGAAGGAATGGAAGTCCCGAAAATGCGTGATAAAGGATCGGCAGAATATTTATACTGGGCGGGCTGCTCCGGCGCTTATGATGACCGGGGAAAAGACATTTCGAAATCCGTAGCAAAAATTATGAACAAAGCGGGGGTGGATTATGCCATCCTTGGGAATGAAGAAACATGTACTGGTGATTCAGCCCGACGAATTGGGAATGAGTATTTATTCCAGATGCAGGCCACGCAAAACATGGAGAATTTTGAAAAGTACGGCGTAAAGAAAATTGTTACTCAATGTCCCCATTGCTTAACCACATTGAAAAATGATTATGGTGAAATGGGCGCCGAACTGGAAGTTATTCACCATTCTGAATTCATTGCTGATCTGATAAAAGAAGGGAAAATCAGTCCAGATAATTCTTTAGAAGAGGATGTAACTTTTCATGATGCTTGTTATGTAGGACGCCATCATGGGGAATACGATGCGCCAAGAGATGTGCTTAATTCTGTTATGGGTGACAATGCCAAAATTGTGGAAATGCCACGGAATAAAGAACAGAGTTTTTGTTGCGGTG
Above is a window of Candidatus Neomarinimicrobiota bacterium DNA encoding:
- a CDS encoding electron transfer flavoprotein subunit beta/FixA family protein, which translates into the protein MKIAVLVKQVPGSESPLPIQSDQKWVDEGAVAYVMNESDNYALEEALQIKEANGEGEVVAVSLGPIRIQKVIREALAKGADRAIHIQMETAGAVDPLTTAGLFADALKAENFDLIFSGLQSDDVGMGQTGVILGEMMGMATASLAMATEVGDGKIKVKRELEAGWFQWVSLSLPASVTIQSGLNTPRYPSLKGIMGAKRKEIKVVESNAGDGKQSLEKVYVPQSEKQTVMIEGTVDQMVEKLIDTFRNDIKVL
- a CDS encoding electron transfer flavoprotein subunit alpha/FixB family protein, encoding MDILIILEDSNGKIHRMGLESIVAAQKMASGLGLTMGAVVMGANGDALANEASAYNIGEVIKVNDDLLVSYSSDGYAEAVKQIIEQENPTYVLFGHTYQVRDFAPKVSAKLMKPFLVDNVAFSTDGGKVVFTKQMFNAKLFSDVTPNGDGPYLVSFQSAAFSADKIETGSAAVRDGSIALDASMIKTESEDPFQEEAGGVDLTSAELIVSVGRGIGKEENIPLAQALAKALGAELASSRPVVDAGWLPSAHQVGSSGQSVSPKMYLALGISGAIQHVVGMKGSKNIVAINKDPEAPIFEIADYGVVGDVLEIVPKLTEALQ
- a CDS encoding (Fe-S)-binding protein → MLSNLERILFVILVTVSMGLAWVTFRRMFKVIGRGSNPIDWAKALANWPKGLSVFLSQKTLFKTRPIIGAIHAGVAWGFTLYLLVNVIDVLYGMVPGFHFFPNNIIGDIYRFFVDIFSMIVIIGVVMFVVRRFITKDERLVTNEPVLLSESARKGIKRDSFIVGVFIILHVGFRFVGASFEVAIEGADWSQPGATLLASAWGGLSPESLVFGEHLGWWMALGLILGFMPYFPYSKHAHLFMGPLNYMAQVDRKSPSTLELMDLEDEDAEQFGAAKIEHLPQKQLLDGYACIMCNRCQDGCPAYQTGKELSPSALEINKRYYFNENVKEFSEGAESIDSLSKWMLSEEAAWSCTTCGFCIEVCPVGNEPMVDILRMRQDLVLMESNFPRDAMEVFDKIENYGNPWGMSPQDREKWTEGMEVPKMRDKGSAEYLYWAGCSGAYDDRGKDISKSVAKIMNKAGVDYAILGNEETCTGDSARRIGNEYLFQMQATQNMENFEKYGVKKIVTQCPHCLTTLKNDYGEMGAELEVIHHSEFIADLIKEGKISPDNSLEEDVTFHDACYVGRHHGEYDAPRDVLNSVMGDNAKIVEMPRNKEQSFCCGAGGGNMWYEIDKGKRINVERFEEAIETGAKKVATSCNFCMIMMEDARKVTGQDETMVVFDIAELVADRI